A window of the Fulvia fulva chromosome 3, complete sequence genome harbors these coding sequences:
- a CDS encoding FAD-dependent monooxygenase DEP4 — translation MDDHCLDLVVVGAGWNGLCMARTYHEAFPDAEIKVLDCADSVGGCWANEHVYDGLRTNNLLGSYEFSDFPMTTELTGARPEEHISGHGVHRYFSAAVRYFDLEQFLNLGCKVESARLHDDGRWCLKVVRGPSTVASTIFTKKLVMATGLTSEPSMPSFVGQDLFTGAILHSKELKRLDDRLARSKKVVVVGANKSAFDVCYGVAQRSGEAHMLIRPSRGGPSWVWPRRIRFAGFRTSLSKLSLTRVWSIFDPWPFGEMSSVRRTLRRILHSSTLGRCLTTAFWIVLGNCARRHNRYSSHKGTALLEPWSSTYWMGNSLSINNYPNDWFDHARAGNVVVHHAEVTSVCERDVMTTEGTLQDVDAIVCCTGWKHLPSIRFEPSISEISGSIAAHEIDFIMAARGQILQDTPALRYRARDLPLLNSDKSAQIDDVDATYRLYRGLVPRQPSSMLARNLAFIGLDFSLHTVLLAQAQALWITAFFSDRIDHLQDDNVDYDRVAREAILLSEYEKLRRPSSAGGSGEKFPDLVFDSLPYVGLLLNDLGLKPQRKQTWFQELFSAYSLQDYRGLVEEWKLRLQRKGS, via the coding sequence ATGGACGATCACTGCCTCGATCTTGTGGTGGTTGGAGCCGGCTGGAACGGGTTATGCATGGCCAGAACATATCATGAAGCATTCCCGGATGCTGAGATCAAGGTGCTTGATTGCGCAGACTCAGTCGGCGGATGTTGGGCCAATGAGCATGTCTACGATGGCCTTCGTACAAACAACCTGCTCGGCTCTTACGAGTTCTCTGACTTTCCCATGACAACAGAGCTGACGGGTGCCAGACCCGAGGAGCACATATCTGGACATGGTGTGCACCGGTATTTCAGCGCTGCCGTTAGGTACTTCGACCTCGAGCAGTTTCTTAATCTTGGTTGCAAGGTGGAGTCCGCACGACTTCATGATGATGGACGCTGGTGTCTAAAGGTTGTCCGAGGCCCTAGTACAGTGGCTAGCACTATCTTCACGAAGAAGCTAGTCATGGCGACAGGCTTAACATCTGAGCCTTCAATGCCTAGCTTCGTTGGACAAGACTTGTTCACTGGCGCCATCCTCCACTCGAAAGAACTAAAAAGACTGGATGATCGGCTTGCTAGGTCGAAGAAGGTCGTAGTGGTTGGAGCTAACAAGTCTGCCTTCGATGTGTGCTACGGTGTCGCGCAGCGAAGCGGAGAGGCACACATGCTCATAAGACCTTCTAGAGGAGGACCTAGCTGGGTCTGGCCGAGGAGAATTAGGTTTGCTGGCTTCCGTACGTCTCTGTCGAAGCTTTCCCTCACACGCGTCTGGTCCATCTTCGACCCATGGCCGTTTGGAGAAATGAGTAGCGTACGGCGCACGTTGAGGCGCATCCTCCACAGCTCGACACTGGGGAGGTGTCTCACTACTGCTTTCTGGATCGTGCTGGGCAATTGCGCTCGACGACATAATAGGTACTCGAGCCACAAGGGAACCGCCCTACTGGAGCCATGGAGCTCGACATATTGGATGGGCAACTCGCTGAGCATCAATAATTACCCAAACGACTGGTTCGACCATGCACGAGCAGGGAACGTAGTCGTGCATCACGCCGAGGTCACTTCAGTATGCGAGCGAGATGTTATGACGACAGAAGGAACGTTACAAGATGTGGACGCTATCGTGTGCTGTACTGGCTGGAAGCACTTACCATCCATACGCTTCGAGCCAAGCATTTCCGAAATCTCTGGTAGCATCGCAGCCCATGAGATAGACTTCATCATGGCCGCACGTGGTCAGATCTTGCAAGATACCCCTGCTCTAAGATATCGAGCAAGGGATCTTCCTTTGCTCAACTCAGACAAAAGTGCACAAATCGACGATGTCGACGCCACATACAGGCTATACCGCGGTCTGGTGCCACGCCAGCCCAGCTCTATGCTTGCGAGGAACCTAGCATTCATCGGCTTGGACTTCAGTCTGCATACAGTCCTGCTGGCACAAGCTCAAGCACTTTGGATTACAGCATTCTTCTCTGACAGGATCGACCACCTTCAAGACGATAACGTCGACTATGATCGGGTGGCTCGCGAGGCGATCTTGCTTTCAGAGTATGAGAAGCTCCGCAGGCCGAGCTCAGCAGGCGGTTCTGGCGAAAAGTTTCCCGACCTTGTGTTCGACAGTCTGCCGTATGTTGGTCTGTTACTCAATGACCTAGGCCTAAAGCCCCAGAGAAAGCAAACTTGGTTCCAGGAATTGTTCTCTGCATACTCCCTCCAAGACTACCGCGGTCTAGTTGAAGAGTGGAAGTTGCGCCTCCAAAGGAAGGGGTCATGA
- a CDS encoding Virulence protein translates to MATFSVKSIDHVVLTVKDIPATIDFYTTRLGMKHEKFTSKDSGRHAPLFGKQKLNLHQSGKEFEPKASHVQPGSEDLCFITDHPIEEVLKSWKSSGIEILEGGQIVDRTGAAGKLRSVYCRDPDGNLIE, encoded by the exons ATGGCCACCTTCTCCGTCAAGTCCATCGACCACGTTGTCCTCACAGTCAAAGATATCCCCGCAACAATCGACTTCTACACAACTCGTCTGGGCATGAAGCACGAGAAGTTCACCTCCAAGGACTCCGGGAGACATGCTCCCCTGTTCGGCAAGCAAAAGCTCAATCTGCATCAATCCGGGAAGGAGTTCGAGCCGAAAGCAAGTCATGTGCAGCCGGGTTCGGAGGATCTGTGTTTCATTACCGATCATCCCATCGAGGAAGTTTTGAAGTCATGGAAGTCGAGCGGGATTGAG ATCCTGGAAGGTGGCCAGATCGTAGACCGGACTGGTGCCGCTGGCAAGCTTCGTAGCGTATACTGTCGTGACCCTGATGGCAACCTCATAGAGTAG
- a CDS encoding Dol-P-Man:Man(7)GlcNAc(2)-PP-Dol alpha-1,6-mannosyltransferase, with protein MSIAPQQTWRALQIGALPDRETQRPRMSRSIGHVALDLLLPTLILLHLFISPYTKVEESFNIQATHDILSTGVPLTNTTEILNTSYDHVSFPGSVPRTFVGALALAGISGPFASFFSSPQQLQLLVRALLGLGNAAALWHLKSAVETAYGRTAGRWYVLLQASQFHVLYYASRTLPNMFAFGLTTLAMRNLIMVKAVTWKTQRSAKRRRLALYLLTVAGIIFRSEIAILLAAETGYLLFQQRISLTKEIIPAGLAGAIIGLATTVLVDSFFWQQFPLWPEWVGFYYNTILGKSSEWGTSPFHFYFLNALPRLLLNPATYLFCIPSALNAGPTSRDILIPQIAFIAIYSLLPHKEWRFILYTIPAFTAVAAGGAGWIWTRRGKTAMYRLYSITLVLSTLASFAVSLGLLYISSLNYPGGEALQRLHDIVWQAKDVRAPVRVYMDNLACQTGVTRFQEVQPYWHYDKTEDEQTLLDPMFWQQFDYALSENPARIIGAWRPLSVVEGFAGISLKPADDDDILPVPTILGNTGRSLQKVYYDFALIARQRFTKGYWPAIKMKPKIWILERELPPAEARQKGGIMPP; from the exons ATGTCGATAGCACCACAACAAACCTGGCGAGCGCTACAAATCGGTGCGCTCCCTGATCGCGAGACTCAACGACCGAGAATGTCGCGGTCAATAG GCCATGTGGCCCTCGATCTCCTCTTGCCAACTCTGATCCTGCTCCATCTGTTCATCTCTCCATACACAAAGGTCGAAGAATCGTTCAACATCCAAGCCACCCACGACATCTTGTCCACCGGCGTCCCCTTGACCAACACGACAGAAATCCTAAACACTTCCTACGACCATGTCTCCTTCCCGGGCTCAGTACCACGAACGTTTGTAGGTGCCCTGGCACTAGCTGGAATATCAGGACCGTTCGCGAGCTTCTTCTCCTCGCCTCAGCAACTTCAGCTTCTGGTCCGCGCACTGCTAGGTCTGGGAAATGCTGCTGCTCTGTGGCATCTCAAGTCCGCCGTTGAGACTGCTTATGGGCGGACGGCTGGGAGGTGGTATGTCTTGCTACAGGCCAGCCAGTtccacgtgctctactatGCCTCTCGAACTTTGCCAAATATGTTTGCGTTTGGCCTCACGACTCTTGCTATGAGGAATCTCATCATGGTCAAGGCAGTGACATGGAAGACGCAACGCAGCGCGAAACGAAGGCGGCTGGCACTGTATCTGCTGACTGTCGCTGGCATTATCTTTCGCTCCGAGATCGCCATTCTGCTGGCTGCTGAGACGGGATACTTGTTGTTCCAGCAACGTATTTCCCTTACCAAAGAGATCATACCTGCCGGTCTGGCTGGGGCGATCATTGGCTTGGCCACTACAGTTTTGGTGGACTCATTCTTCTGGCAACAGTTTCCACTATGGCCAGAGTGGGTCGGTTTCTACTACAACACTATCCTCGGCAAGTCGTCAGAATGGGGCACAAGCCCGTTCCACTTCTACTTCCTTAACGCACTGCCACGACTGCTGCTCAACCCAGCGACCTACCTGTTTTGCATACCTTCTGCACTTAATGCTGGACCAACGAGCCGTGATATATTGATCCCACAGATCGCCTTCATTGCCATTTACAGCCTCCTACCACACAAGGAATGGCGATTCATTCTCTATACGATACCTGCTTTCACGGCGGTCGCTGCTGGTGGCGCTGGCTGGATCTGGACGAGACGAGGGAAGACGGCAATGTACCGGTTGTACAGCATTACTCTCGTCCTCTCTACTCTGGCCTCTTTCGCAGTCAGTCTTGGTCTGCTGTACATCTCCAGCCTGAACTACCCAGGCGGTGAAGCGCTTCAACGCCTCCACGATATCGTTTGGCAGGCCAAGGATGTCAGAGCTCCTGTACGAGTCTACATGGACAACCTCGCATGCCAAACTGGCGTCACACGCTTCCAAGAAGTACAGCCGTACTGGCATTACGACAAGACCGAGGATGAACAAACACTTCTAGATCCTATGTTTTGGCAGCAGTTTGACTATGCGCTTTCAGAGAACCCTGCACGAATCATTGGAGCATGGCGTCCATTGAGCGTTGTGGAAGGCTTTGCTGGTATATCGCTAAAGCCAGCAGATGATGATGATATCTTACCAGTACCTACCATTCTTGGCAATACTGGTAGGTCGCTGCAGAAGGTCTACTATGACTTTGCGTTGATCGCACGTCAGCGGTTCACGAAAGGATACTGGCCAGCCATCAAGATGAAGCCAAAGATCTGGATCTTGGAACGGGAACTGCCACCTGCGGAGGCCAGACAGAAGGGAGGCATTATGCCACCCTAG